Sequence from the Equus asinus isolate D_3611 breed Donkey chromosome 5, EquAss-T2T_v2, whole genome shotgun sequence genome:
ATCAGTGTGGTAGACCCTGGAGATTAAAAAGTGGATGATACTTTTCCTTGAGTCTAGTCTGATTGGGGAAACACacatataaacagaaaattaaaatacaatatgataagtattataaaataattatgcaCGGGCATAAAGTCGGCAACCAGCTGCCTGGAGAGGTTAAGTGGATTTTAtagagaagatgacatttgaagtggttcttaaatgtattaaatatttgcCAGGTCAAGAAGTAAGGAAAGGACATTTCTAGGCAAAAGGAATAGAGTATGCAAAGGCCAGGGAATAGGACAAAATGTGCTATGTTTTTATAACATACCTTCCAGGACAAGTTCTCAAATGCAGTTTTAGAACATGTTTAGTTACACTTGAAGGTGGTAAGCACCTGTGCCTCCATTTTGGGGGTAGAAACTAAGGTTTGGAGATTTTAATTAACTGAAGTGTCATACAGAATGAATCAGGGACAGGGAGCCCAGACCAGGTGCTCAAAAACAGGAATGCCAAGTCTCATGCCCTGAGTAATTCTGTGTCATGATAAGACAGATTGCTATGGGTTCATGAGTATTTGGGGTTATTTTACTTCCTTGGAACCAAATTCCACACCCAAAATTGACATTGCCAATCTTATCAAATGttcttctttgggggaaaaaaaaaacctgttaaatATTTACTCCCACCATGTGAGGTAGGAATGGATCATGAAATGTTCAAGGCTTCCTGACTGGCAGTATATCTAATTTGTATCATCAGAATTTGACTTAAATACTTTTCTGAGATCATCCAGTACCTTTCTCGTTTAACACAAAATAGCAAGCAAGTTACTTTCTTCAGGAGAAACGTTGTTTATCTTTAGTAGTTATTTTGCAGCTAGGTGGGGTAAATTTGCTCAGAACTCCTACAGGATATGAATCATTTGCATTCATAGATAAACCTATTCTCAGTTTGCGCTTTCTGAGAAGAGGTTTAATACAGCCTGTATTATATAACATAGATGATACTTTTTCAATGATATTTTTAGTGTCATTCTCAAATCAACCTGCAGAATCTATGATAAACCTGAAAACTTGAGTTGCTATTATAAACCTCTAATGTACATTCAAGTAAACAAAGAAGCTGTAGAAGAAATCCAAGAAAACGTTTTTAGCCTTTTGTATAAGTTGTTTGAGGTCTTTGGCTATTGGAGGAGAGTGTGGGATAGGGAACAACAAAGCCCAGATAGCAAAACCTAAGCCTGCAATCACTGACCTGTCTAAAAATGATGTGAACTTTCACCACTGCcgtcttcctttcttcatttgtttctttaaattacttaaaaaaattttttttttaattttaaacaagtGTTCACTTATTAGGGCAATCTGAGCATTTAGTTGACATATTTAGAATTAGTCAGAAAGGCTAATAGTTGTAAAAATACCGGATTGTTTGTGGGAGAGTAATTCTTGGTAAATAAACATGAAGTACAAGAAACAGTTGATGCTGGTACTAATAGATTCTGAATTGCCCACCTTTACTAAGAATATgtgtcaggagagagaaagagagagcaagaaggagGGAGATAGGGCCTTATTGTATATATTAATTAATAAGATAGATGAGTGGTATTCTTGGATTCTGGAGCCTGTCAAGAGAGAAGATATTTCAAGGTATAGATTTGaattggaaaaatagaaagaaaaaagtataaaaagataaaatgagctTTCAATAGGAGTTGATCATGAATCCATCTATGGCTATTGTGTCTCAGGCAGTGGTCAGGCCAGCTTCGCTGTGAAACCTGGAAAAGTACACTTGCTTTAGTTTCGTTGCTATAgctctttattttacaaatgttcTGTCTTTTAATGTAAATGAATTCTAATCCCTCTAAATATAACAAACCATCAGAAGGAAATAGTTTTCTACCTAGTTATTTATGCAACTTGCTGTGGCAAACTGCTTCTAAAGCAGTTTATAACTGAATACATGCTAGAAACTCAGgtgaaatatattttcctctattttttcaggAAATAAATGATTTGTGTTTTTATAATCTCAAGAaggaatttaccaaaaaaaagaagaagcaattTACTTTCTCATACACAATATGTTTTACAGTTTGTTAGACGTGCTCGTGCACGTGGGTTCTTTTCTCTACATCATATGTAGTAGTAGGGATGCCAAATAGTGTTATCCCACTGGAACTGATGAGTAATGTCTGTCTTTGGTAGAGCATTCTTCCTTTACTGATATCTCTGACTATTTTCTTACCCAGTTATGCTGTTATTGCCTATGGCTGTGCCAGCTGCCCAAAGCTGACCTGTGAGAGGGAAGGCTGCCAGACTGAGTTCTGCTACCACTGCAAACAAATATGGCACCCAAATCAGACATGCGACATGGCCCGTCAGCAGAGGGCGCAGACTTTGCGAGTCCGGACCAAGCACACTTCAGGTCTCAGTTATGGGCAAGAATCTGGACCAGGTATAAGTTGGCATTGTCTCATTTGTCTCATTATTTGATATTTCGTAATATGAGCCCAAAGCTGAGAGGGATTACTTTACTGTATAACTATTTCCTGGGATCAGAGAGCAGAAAATATTTGGTAATACtttcaatattatatttaatatgtagCTTCCCTCTCTGACCATTATAGGTTATCCAACCCAGGTGGAAtcagaatacacacaaaattgaaTTCTCTAGTTTCTACCTTCATAGTAATATGTCTCATATTGGAGAGCAATTAGGTCCTTTTGCTAGGGGCTTTTTCAAAACTTTCGTTATGAGCAGAAAGACATTTACTGTACTGTACTGTTTGTACTGTTTTCCTCCTAGCTTTAAGTGCATCACTGCTTTTGGAAGTAGGGTAcagatttaaggaaaagaaataatattagtGTGGATTAATGATTAACTTTAGAAGGAGGAATTACACGCATTCAGTTCACACTTTGACAAATCAGGGTAAACCTATTTAAAAATGTCAGTGGGTTTATTGCCttttataaatatactttatttcaCTGATGTCACTTGGGAGAGGCTAGTAGGAAAGATTTTACCGTTCACTTTTTCCTGGCACAGCATAATCTCCTAAATTGTCGTTTTAATAGAATAGTTTCCTAGCTTGCTGTGAAAATTACCAGGTGTTTGCTACATAGCATACGCAATTGTTTTTAGATTTTGAATTTGAGAGTATCATGGGAAGGGGCTGTGGGTTGTGTTAATAACAAATTACAGTGATACttgctgaggctgagaaatgaGTTTCCTGAACTAAAGTTTTTCAAAACTTAGAGCCACTTCCAGGCTGCAGACTATCCTTCCTGCAGGACTCTGCTTTTAATTCTGCCAGCCTACTGGCTGGTGGAATTCCATTTTTCTTGGAACCGTATTTCTCTCTTGGGAAGTCTCCTTGCTCAGAGTGTGGCTCAAGTGCTGTGTAAGATGCCAGTTTTTAGGATAAGCAGCTCAATACGAGACAGGATCCATTTTATGAAATTTCCTGAGGTCTAGACATGGCCAGCCTTCTAGTGAAGTGAGTTGCACAATTTGGAATCCTCAGTCAAGAGTTCTTGACTGTCTCCTCATTTCTTACGTGTACTCGGAGGAATAATAAAGCCAAGCAAGGTTTAACTACGGGTATTTTTCTACCCATTCTTCTTTTCCCCCTTAGCAGATGACATCAAGCCATGCCCACGATGCAGTGCTTACATTATCAAGATGAATGATGGAAGCTGTAATCATATGACCTGTGCAGTGTGTGGCTGTGAATTCTGTTGGCTTTGTATGAAAGAGATCTCAGACTTGCATTACCTCAGGTGAGATGGGAAATGTATCCATTGCTTTTGTAGTCTTGTTCTCTTACTGATTTAGGGAAAAGGATGTCAAAGAGACATAGTTGTCCTCTCATTACAGCATAAGGAAGCTGTAAAAACTTCCTCTGAAGCACCTCTCTGATCAAGTTTTTCTTTAGCTCAGCAACTTCCAGGGACTGTCTCCTTACCTTCCAGATAGAATTCCATTTCCCTATCATGGCTTTTAAGGTTTTCCACAGTCTGGCCCTGATCTGCTTTTCTAgctttttccatttgcttttatACATGCTATATTCCAGATAATCTGGACTTGCTGTTCCCTGTGTTTCCTCTGTGATGTCTTACCTCCAGACTTGTTCATATTCTTTCCCTTGCCTGGAATGCTTTCCAGTCACCTCACCCTGCCAGCATACCCCTTTTATCTCAACCCGTTCAGTTTTTATCGACACTGCAAGGGCCACTTAAATGTCATTTCATCTGTGATGCCTTCCCTAGCTTTTTTTTGCCTCATTCTACTCTATTGACGTTCCTTACGTTTCTTTATAAACATCATCACAACTTGTATTTCATGTACATGTCTAATTTTACTAACTATGTAAGTTTAAGGCTGGAGTTACCTCTTTACAGTTCCTTACATGTGATGAGTTTCCAAATAATTcattgagtgaatattaaaatattgtccTAAAGGTGTTAATATTTACAAACTTAACATTCACTGTGTGGATGAAGCACTTACATTTCAAATTAGCAAACATTTGAGTATTTACAGTGTACCAATTACTGGGGACACAAAGGTGAATAAAACATGATCCCTCCTTTCAGAATTGCTTATCCCATCTAGAAGAGAAGACAGGACAAAGGAAGTGAGCAAAAAAGGTTGGACACAGAAATGTAAAAGTAGCCAAACTCAGAGTACAAAACTGATATAAGGGGTGTGACAAGTCTTTTTATGTCCCTTCCCAGGAACGTGGTTTGCATATCTATATGATGTGGTAGGCTATGTGCCAAGAAAACTATGCAAATCAGAGTGTTCATTAGCTGCAGGGCACAGGGCATTTGGGTAAAATGTCAAGTGCGTAGGCTATGCAGGATCCCAAGTAGTATCAGTCAAGGAAGCTGGGCTAGTGTTGGCGGGTTAGCGGGGACAGAGATCagcagaaaataatggaaaagaggTTTCAAGCCTAGAGGCCTGCCtttccaaataaaagaaagaaagaaagagcccaGAGCTCTAATAGTCTGGCCTTGTCCTTTGCTCCCCCTTGTGTAATATACTCATTTCCTGTAATCTCTTCTGTTAATCACTCCTGTGGAAAAGAAGGCTCTTGCTCTTATCAAGCCGTCTGGTGACAGCAGCTGCATTTGTAATATTGACATTAATTTCAGCATGTTTCCTCTGCAGCCCTTCTGGCTGCACGTTCTGGGGCAAGAAGCCGTGGAGCCGTAAGAAGAAAATTCTTTGGCAGCTGGGCACATTGATAGGTGCTCCGGTGGGGATTTCCCTCATTGCTGGCATTGCTGTTCCTGCCATGGTCATCGGCATTCCTGTTTATGTTGGCAGGAAGGTAAGACATCCTGAGTTCTGTGCATGTTCCATCTTCAGGTTTATTGGTAAAAGTTTGAAGGAAATGGGGAGGAACTTTATGTTTCAGAGCTGCCTGAAAACCAGCTGATTCATGGATAAAAATaaccttgattttttaaatggattttcaTAAACCCCCAAGAGATCTGAAAGTTCTTATTAACATCCTGGGCCTGGTTTGTCTCAGTGACTTAAAGGTGAAATGCTTATTTCACTCCCCTGAGTTATTTTGTCTCTTCTTGGATTAACTCTTTCTATATTAGTTTGTATGGTTCTGGCCTGAGTTAGgttaaaatttgagaaagatACCTCTTTGGGATGGGGAATACGTTTTAATATAGATAATTTATAGAGGAGTGTTCACTTGTCCTTTTTATCCCTGGCAAAAAGGTTGATGTCCTAACCTACTGACctggattttctttcttattcctaGATTCACAGCAGGTATGAGGGAAGGAAAACCTCCAAACATAAGAGGAATTTGGCTATCACAGGAGGAGTGACTTTGTCAGTCATCGCATCCCCAGTAATCGCTGCAGTTAGTGTGGGTAAGCTAGCCAGGACCACgactcttctccctctgtctctgtctccccctttccttcctctctctctctttcttccccttctattCTCCCTCCCCCTCATCAGCTTTCTGACTATGGTCAGCTTTTCTGACTATAGCATCTGGCCAGGTGTTTCATTCTGGAGGCTCCTATATTTTATGCCAAACCCACCTTAGGAGTTAAGTCTATTAGGCACTATTATTGTGATTATCAGCCACACTAAGTTATCAGAGTTTGGGATTTTTCATTCTGAAGTTAGTGCCTAGAACTCCACCTGGCACATAAAAAAGATTGAATTAAGCAATATTACTTTAAGGCCTAGTTTTTCAcctttcatctttcttcttctccacttGCCATGGAACCCACAGaacaaaattacttttattttgctttgcttgGCCTCACAGTATTTTGGGAGACATGAGGATTTgttttagaataataataatgtaactaatatttatttaggcTTTCCTTGTGCCAGGAGCAGTTCTGAGTGTTTTGcatgcattaattcatttaatcctcacagcagcacAGTCCTAATAGAAGCATgcagtaatttgcccaaggtcacttagcTGGGACTTGAATCCTGGCAGTCTGACTGCAGAGCCTGTGCTCTCAACAACTAAGCCATTCTGCCTTACACAGCAGTAAGATTTTGGAATTAACACTCTTGGATTAGCACTTCAGCAGTGAATAGGTGGGGGGAAATGAAAGCAACATATACTTACTGTGCTGAGCACTATACATATCTTCTCTTTTGATCATTGACAACCCTGGGAAGATaggtccaaggtcatacagctagtaaattGGAGCCAGGATTCTGATCTAGGCCTTTCTGATTCCAAGTTCAGCCATCATTCTGTTATACCAGGCTACCTCTTTGGGATAGCTGTCTTTTGtctttccttgttcctttttAAAGTGGTTTTTCTGTGCTCATGCTGGGAAGGAGAATTCAGGGCAGTTGCAAGCTGATGGTCTGCTGAcatgtttccttctcttcccctagGTATTGGCGTCCCCATTATGCTGGCATATGTCTATGGGGTTGTGCCCATTTCTCTCTGTCGTGGAGGGGGCTGTGGAGTTAGCACAGCCAACGGAAAGGGAGTGAAAATTGAGTTTGATGAAGATGATGGTCCGATCACAGGTAAAAGGaggatttttaatttccttttgaatttatgGCACACAagataaaaatcagtaaaattcaGTACATTTTGCAGAGAGATTGTCGTTGGATTACTTTGGATAATGAGCTTTGTAGGGGGCAAAGtatttttagcttttcatttcttcGTTTCAGAGTTATTAGGTTAATTCCTCTGGTACTTGCCTCTGTGTGGCAGGTACAAACTGGTAGAATTCTAAGTAACTCCAAGTATACTGATAATAGTAGTGATTATAATAAAGTCTTATATCTGCACAGTACTTTGTAATTTTCAGAGGACTTTACACAGTTATTATTTCACTTGGTTTTTACAACAGCTCTCTGAAGAGAGAAGGCGGGGGCTAAAATTATCTGCATTTAATGGGAACTTCTTGAAGCTTTTGTTTCAACATCTGTTAAATGGGTTTAAGAGCTTCTGCAGAGTGAGAACTAGAGCAAGTATTCTGACTTCTACTTTGATGTTGTTCCACTTCATATTAACTAATCTGGGGCACAGAGATCCCCAAAGGTTTTTCAAGCTTCCTGCTAGAATCAGCACATGACctaaacatattttgaaatcttcATGTTTTATTAGATGTCATCCATGGTGTCATGGAAAGAATAGTGGGCTTGGAATCAGAACTGTAGTTTTGTGTAACTAgccatgaccttggacaagtcatttactTCTAAgatttcatttcctcatctagaaTTGGGGCTATTAGTGCCTAGTTTGGGGGAAGGTTAAATATTAGCATATGTTAAAACATTTGATGTGTGATGGTCACATATAGCAGCTGTCCATTAAGTGAATAAATTAGTATTTCTCTACATGAATAGTCTTCATTCTGAAGAGTCTTTGCAGGAAGATACTAGACTCTGTTTTGATGCTGTGCCATCTTGAATTGAGATGTTTGGTTCCATCCCCAGTGGCAGATGCCTGGCGAGCCCTCAAAAATCCCAGCATTGGGGAAAGCAGCATTGAAGGTCTGACTAGTGTATTGAGCACCAGTGGAAGCCCTACAGATGGACTCAGTGTTATGCAGGGTCCATACAGCGAAACAGCCAGCTTTGCAGCCCTCTCAGGGGGTACACTGAGTGGTGGCATTCTTTCCAGTGGCAAGGGAAAATACAGCAGGTAAGCAAATAGATAATTTCTGACAGAACCAGTTGGAATTATAAGAAGTAAAATACCTGTATTGAGGtatttctctgtgccaggcatgtcCCATATGTCATCTCATTTGATTTAATCAtcagtggtattttttttttttttacttttacagtTAGACAActggctcagaaaggttaaggacACAAAGTTCATGTTCTTTCCACTGCAACTCCATATAAAGAATAATTTTGACTTCTGATCTTCCCTCTACTACATTAGGCTGCCTGCTTCAGGAAGGAAGGCACACATTTTTGTACAATTCCCAAGGCTGTGCTCTCCATTAGGCTTTGTCACTGGCTTTCAGTTGAACAGCACATATGCTGTATTTTGTTGGCTTACTGGTGCTGTGAACCTTATTACCTTCCTATTCCTATTCCCATTTGATAGATAAGGAAAGTCAATTCTATGAACTTATGTTGAGAATATGTAAAGCTTTATGACTAAAAAGGTTGTGAATTTCTCAGTCATTTCACCAGTTAGACAAACCACAACATCTTCAGAGGAGCCTAACAGATGTTACATGAGAAGCAGTTAGTTGAATGCGTGGGAGAAGAGAAGCCTGGGGTGAGGTAAAGGTGGGACAAAACAAGGTGGGGAGGTAGGGGAGATGATTGCCTTCAGATATCTGAAGGGCCTCGAACTGGAAAAATGGATTAGACTTTTGACTCATGCCAAGAGGTAGATTAAGATGACTTGGCAGAAGCTAGAGGGAAActaaatttgtttctttgtagAGAATATAGGGAAAATCTATATAAAAGTACAAAGAAGGAATGGGTTACCTTCATAGATACTGAGCCGCCTAACCCTGGAAGTGTTTAAAGTGAGACCGTATAGCCATTTGGCCATTAGAAGGAGTCAAGCAACAGATGGCAGATGGATTGGATCCCACACACACCTGAGTGCCTGTCAGTCAGCTGGGAGACTCTTAAAAATAGATTTCAGGGCCCTATCCCACATTAACAAATTAGAATCTTCTGGAGTGAGACCTAGGAATCTGTGTTTTGAAAaggttccccaggtgattctaatgtagcCATTGCACAAACTAGCATCTGGAAACCACCTAAGTAGATGGCCTTTGTGAAGGCCTCTTCCAATTCTGAGAGTGATTCTGTGGCAGAACTGAAGCTGGAACTCAGGTCTCTGACTCGATGCACTGCATTTCCCTGGGCCGTGACATGTTCCTGAAGGGCATCTGAGGCTGGAGCAGAAAAGCAAAGACACAGGCAGCAGGATGGAGGTTGCTTGAATGTGCAGCTGCAGGCTGCTGCTGACCTGTGTGCGTCTCATGACTTTGGTTGTCTCTTGTTAGGGGATCCCGTCCCCACATGTCAGAGAATTCACTGCTGTGCTTTCTTAAAACCAAAACCCCTGTAAATAAGCAGACAGACATTATTGGAGACTGACTTGCTGAAACTGCAGCTTAGCCAGTCCAGCTGTTCCAGTTCTGTGAAAGCCTTTTATAGGAAGTGAATGAGTCAGACGGGTTTGACTGTGAAACTCATTATGAGGAAATACTTAAGTGTGCAACAAAATGGTGTTGGAGCCAAGAAAGGAAATAGTTATGAGTTCTCAGCTCTGAAATACCATTGGGAAAGTTTGTTGCTCTTGTAGGAGGTTGGCTCCTGGACGTCCTTCAATCTCATAGCCTGGGGGTAATTTGATTGCTAAATGTTTGAGTTCCTAGTATGTGCAACAGAGGGTACAAACGGAGGGTAAAGTGTGACTGAGATGTGGTCTCTCCTTTTTTTCGAGCTCACAGACAAGTGGGAGACAGATAAGTAAATTGATATAATAAATAGGTAGGTGCTATTGGAGCACTTAGCAGGAAGTGACTGGTTTGCTGGGAAACTGAGGGGAGATGATGCTTCTTTTGTTGTTAAGGACTGATATGAAGTTTGtcacatggagaaaggaaatgtcTAGAGAGAGGAAATACCATGTGCACAGTCATGGAGGTATAAAATGTGCATAGGtgtataaggaaagaaaattcagagCGATTATGATTTTAGGACCTATGGTGAGAGATGGAACTAGAGAGACAGCTTGGAGGCAGATCAGGAAGACCTTTAATGCTTGTTGGCAATAGGGAGCTAGGGGAGGACTGTTGGAGTAATTGAATCTTTGTCCACATTGTCACTGATCTGGAAGTGGTTTGACTTGGAGTTAGGGCTCCTGGAGAAAGAGCCCAGTTGCAATTATCCAGGCAGGAGATGTGGAGGGCCTGAAGTTAAGCAGAAGCAGTGGGGATAGAAAGGAGGGGACGATTTCAGTAgatatttaagagagaaaatgtgtGGGCATCTCTTTGAGCTATTTGACAATTGGAGAAGATCAGATCAACTCAATTTGCAAGAGAATAATGGAAGAGATGTGTGCCAGGAAGCGGATGGTCTCGGAATACCCAGGTCTCATATTAACTTGAACGTCCCCTCTTTACACAGGTTAGAAGTCCAAGCCGATGTCCAAAAGGAAATTTTCCCCAAAGACACAGCCAGTCTTGGTGCAATTAGTGACAACGCAAGCACTCGTGCTATGGCCGGTTCCATAATCAGTTCCTACAACCCACAGGACAGGTATGTGAACAGTCAGATGCCCAGGAGAGCTTGCATTTTTTCGGTTGGGCACTAGGCCTTCAGAAGCTCAATGCCTCATGTTAGGGCTCTGTGTACCATCTAGTAGGGTATATGGTGTGTGTACCCTGTGAATTCACTGAGCAAGTTCTTGGTATGGGAGTTTTTGGCATGTCTTGATTGATTCTTCTTGTTAGCACTTGATTtttagaggtttttttctttctttcttttttacttttttttttggtcttttcttgGCTATTGCAACCGTGTAATTATTCACATGGAACTTAAAGAGTTTGGTTGGTGTTCATTGATGTCCGTGGGTCTATGGTTTCTGCTCTCATGGGGCTCCTGTAgcctatttctctttatttttgagaaGCTAGTGTATATGGTATGGTGTGATTGCAGCACTTCTTGCTGGAGAGAGTCTGATTTCTTCTAATTGTGGCGTAGTAGTAAAAAGCTTTGAatcttttcactttcatattTTGAGTAAGATAGTATAAGGCTCTGACCCTTAGTTGAATTTTGGAAGCTCTTTTTTAGTTGTTTAAAGAAATTGGcagaggtatgtgtgtgtgtgtattttaaaccaACAAAAAGGATCTAATTGTTCTCCATCTTATCTTAGTATTaggttaaatttttatttttgttaaaagtgAGCTCTAGTCTACTTTTTACTTATGTTTTTGGACTTCCTAATCCTGAACCCACAAACTGCTTTTACCAACAGGTATAGCATGACCCATACATGACTCAGCAAAGTGGATTTTGTCTCCACAGAGAATGCAACAATATGGAAATCCAAGTGgacattgaagccaaaccaagccaCTATCAGCTGGTGAGTGGAAGCAGCACGGAGGACTCGCTCCATGTTCACGCTCAGATGGCAGAGAATGAAGAAGgtagtggtggaggtggaggtggcagCAATGAAGAGGATCCCCCCTGCAAACACCAAAGCTGTGAACAGAAAGACTGCTTGGCCAGCAAGCCTTGGGACATCAGCCTGGCCCAGCCAGAGAGCATCCGCAGTGACCTGGAGAGCTCCGATACGCAGTCAGACGATGTGCCAGACATCACCTCAGATGAGTGTGGCTCCCCTCGCTCCCATACTGCAGCCTGCCCCTCGACTCCCAGAGCCCAAGGTGCACCAAGCCCAAGTGCCCATATGAACCTCTCTGCCCCTGCTGAGGGGAAGACTGTCTTGAAGCCAGAAGGTGCAGAAGCCAGAGTATGAAGTGGATTGAATGCTCCTGTTCTGAGAAGCACACTTGTTGTAACTGCATCTTTTGGAatcttttggggggaggggtggggatttatgtattttatttcaaagattcTCTGGTCACAGGTTTTCCCCAGGGAAATTCTGGGAAATTTGCTATTTCTTACCAGATAAAACATGGAAATTTTGCCCTTagtcccaccccacctccccccttttttagttttaatttattgGTTAAACTGATGGTGGCGATCCGTGAGGtctgtcaaagagtgtacagatGTATGCGTGTATATTTTATGTGTGCTGACATTACTGAGGGACACGTTTTAATAAAGATTTCTGTCGTAATTCAACTCATCTCATTTTCCTTGGCTTGGATAGTCCTACAGAGCCAAGTGTTTGATTGAAACAGACTACTACATCTTTAACAGTCTTTAGATCTGCGTTTTCCTAATGCCAAAAGAGAAGGATTGTATTCTAATCAGCCTGCAGTGGAGTCATCAATAAACTCATGACTTCTAGCATGACAGGAAGCAAAGCTAGGCTTGTTTTGGACTGTGTAGTCAGACTGAAGTCAGCCAGATAGTGAAGCTGTAGATTAAAATGAACCTTGTTTGCCCTCTAGAGGCAGCTGTACAGTTTTCCTGTTAAAGCTTAATTTACGCTTTTCTGCATTATAGTTGCTTATTAGAAGTGTGCTTCAGAGGAGGGAACTGGTGGCAGTTCCAGTGGCTCTTCAGAGATCCCAGTGAATGTTGTAGGGTTACAACTTGGGGAATAGAGTATTCTTACTGATTCTGCACAATCACCAAGCAATGACTTAGATGTTTGTTCTGCTCTCAGGTTCACATGCCCTGTTCCAAAAAGCTTTCTCAGTTTTGCCAGTCTAGTTTAAGTAAGAGAGACTAAGGAATGTGACTAAAATTTGTAGTAAGAGGAGACGTGCCATCAAAATCTcagcatttaattttatttggtcTTATCAATTCATCAGAATTGAGCTAAATTAGTACCGCTTGGGATTTTGGCTCTGTCTAGAATAATGGCCTTAGAAATGAAAGCTCATACATAGTATAGCAGACAAATTAAAAGATTCATGAAGCCAGATGTAAGATTCCAAATCTGGCAGTAACTTACTTTGTGACTGTGTGAGTCAGTGACTCTCCCAGGCCCCTGATTTCCCCTCTCAGATAGTATTGAAAGAGCTTCCAGTGCTAAACTTCTCTGTCACCTTAGCTCTGGGCCCAGaggaagaactgaaaacatactttctctgaggaccagatggctttctgtttcctttcacaGATGCACCTGCTCTCTGTCGTCCTGGCCTGTGCTTTACTACAATGAGGATGATGAGTCTGGACAACAGGCAACTTGGAAGATTCTTATCTCATGGGCACTGTAGCCAGACTTAGCACATTTCCCTGCACCTGGGACAGGAGATGCTGTTAGTGGACTTTGGGTTTCTGGAAGAAAGTGCCCTAGAGGGTGTCCTTGTGTGAAAAAGGGAAGCTGTTGGAAAAAGGGGCAGT
This genomic interval carries:
- the RNF19B gene encoding E3 ubiquitin-protein ligase RNF19B isoform X3, encoding MGSEKDSESPRSTSLHAAAPDPKCRSGGRRRRLTFHSVFSASARGRRARAKPQAEPPPPAAPPPPAAAPAAAQAPPPEALPAEPAAEAEEEAAAAAGPGFDDEEAAEGGGPGPEEVECPLCLVRLPPERAPRLLSCPHRSCRDCLRHYLRLEISESRVPISCPECSERLNPHDIRLLLADPPLMHKYEEFMLRRYLASDPDCRWCPAPDCGYAVIAYGCASCPKLTCEREGCQTEFCYHCKQIWHPNQTCDMARQQRAQTLRVRTKHTSGLSYGQESGPADDIKPCPRCSAYIIKMNDGSCNHMTCAVCGCEFCWLCMKEISDLHYLSPSGCTFWGKKPWSRKKKILWQLGTLIGAPVGISLIAGIAVPAMVIGIPVYVGRKIHSRYEGRKTSKHKRNLAITGGVTLSVIASPVIAAVSVGIGVPIMLAYVYGVVPISLCRGGGCGVSTANGKGVKIEFDEDDGPITVADAWRALKNPSIGESSIEGLTSVLSTSGSPTDGLSVMQGPYSETASFAALSGGTLSGGILSSGKGKYSRECNNMEIQVDIEAKPSHYQLVSGSSTEDSLHVHAQMAENEEGSGGGGGGSNEEDPPCKHQSCEQKDCLASKPWDISLAQPESIRSDLESSDTQSDDVPDITSDECGSPRSHTAACPSTPRAQGAPSPSAHMNLSAPAEGKTVLKPEGAEARV
- the RNF19B gene encoding E3 ubiquitin-protein ligase RNF19B isoform X5 → MGSEKDSESPRSTSLHAAAPDPKCRSGGRRRRLTFHSVFSASARGRRARAKPQAEPPPPAAPPPPAAAPAAAQAPPPEALPAEPAAEAEEEAAAAAGPGFDDEEAAEGGGPGPEEVECPLCLVRLPPERAPRLLSCPHRSCRDCLRHYLRLEISESRVPISCPECSERLNPHDIRLLLADPPLMHKYEEFMLRRYLASDPDCRWCPAPDCGYAVIAYGCASCPKLTCEREGCQTEFCYHCKQIWHPNQTCDMARQQRAQTLRVRTKHTSGLSYGQESGPADDIKPCPRCSAYIIKMNDGSCNHMTCAVCGCEFCWLCMKEISDLHYLSPSGCTFWGKKPWSRKKKILWQLGTLIGAPVGISLIAGIAVPAMVIGIPVYVGRKIHSRYEGRKTSKHKRNLAITGGVTLSVIASPVIAAVSVGIGVPIMLAYVYGVVPISLCRGGGCGVSTANGKGVKIEFDEDDGPITVADAWRALKNPSIGESSIEGLTSVLSTSGSPTDGLSVMQGPYSETASFAALSGGTLSGGILSSGKGKYSRLEVQADVQKEIFPKDTASLGAISDNASTRAMAGSIISSYNPQDRYSMTHT
- the RNF19B gene encoding E3 ubiquitin-protein ligase RNF19B isoform X1, whose amino-acid sequence is MGSEKDSESPRSTSLHAAAPDPKCRSGGRRRRLTFHSVFSASARGRRARAKPQAEPPPPAAPPPPAAAPAAAQAPPPEALPAEPAAEAEEEAAAAAGPGFDDEEAAEGGGPGPEEVECPLCLVRLPPERAPRLLSCPHRSCRDCLRHYLRLEISESRVPISCPECSERLNPHDIRLLLADPPLMHKYEEFMLRRYLASDPDCRWCPAPDCGYAVIAYGCASCPKLTCEREGCQTEFCYHCKQIWHPNQTCDMARQQRAQTLRVRTKHTSGLSYGQESGPADDIKPCPRCSAYIIKMNDGSCNHMTCAVCGCEFCWLCMKEISDLHYLSPSGCTFWGKKPWSRKKKILWQLGTLIGAPVGISLIAGIAVPAMVIGIPVYVGRKIHSRYEGRKTSKHKRNLAITGGVTLSVIASPVIAAVSVGIGVPIMLAYVYGVVPISLCRGGGCGVSTANGKGVKIEFDEDDGPITVADAWRALKNPSIGESSIEGLTSVLSTSGSPTDGLSVMQGPYSETASFAALSGGTLSGGILSSGKGKYSRLEVQADVQKEIFPKDTASLGAISDNASTRAMAGSIISSYNPQDRECNNMEIQVDIEAKPSHYQLVSGSSTEDSLHVHAQMAENEEGSGGGGGGSNEEDPPCKHQSCEQKDCLASKPWDISLAQPESIRSDLESSDTQSDDVPDITSDECGSPRSHTAACPSTPRAQGAPSPSAHMNLSAPAEGKTVLKPEGAEARV